GGCCATTGCGTTGTCGAGTCGGCGGTGCAGTGGGCACAGGTTGGCTCCGTGAGCTTTCAGCCCCAAAGGGCAGGTTCCAATGCGGACAATTGGGTCAACCGCATTGACAACTTCGAGGATCGTCAATTCTTCCGGCGACTTCGTCAGCGAGATACCGCCCCCTACCCCGCGCTGCGATTTGACAATGCCTGCCCGCACAAGTCCTTGCAGCACTTTCGATAAATACGCCACCGGCACCTTGGTACTACTGGCGATCTCTTCGGTGGTCGAGCTACTAGGCGCGGTGTAGGCCAAATGACACACAGCACGTAACGCGTATTCAACGGTCTGAGAAAACATCGTATTCCCGTAAATGGGCGAAACTGGATATTGACATCCAATTATTCGAATCCTAAATTGACAAACAAAGTGGACACAAATATCCACTTTAGCTTCTCACTCTCCAGTTTACCTTAAGTTCGCCATTTTCTCGATTGGGTAATACGATGAA
The Blastopirellula marina genome window above contains:
- a CDS encoding RrF2 family transcriptional regulator — translated: MFSQTVEYALRAVCHLAYTAPSSSTTEEIASSTKVPVAYLSKVLQGLVRAGIVKSQRGVGGGISLTKSPEELTILEVVNAVDPIVRIGTCPLGLKAHGANLCPLHRRLDNAMASVEEAFRETTLAEVIAEPTTSIPLCEFPEARPSPKK